From a single Oxalobacter vibrioformis genomic region:
- a CDS encoding FKBP-type peptidyl-prolyl cis-trans isomerase: MRSGLRLVIATAALAVATAAFAAPEKGAANEVVLPSGVKVETIKEGTGKSPSASDRVTVHYRGTLVNGTEFDSSYSRGQPANFPLRGVIRCWTEGVQKMKVGGKAKLTCPSDTAYGSRGAGSRIPPDSTLIFEIELLGIN, translated from the coding sequence ATGCGAAGTGGTTTGCGTTTGGTGATTGCGACAGCGGCACTGGCTGTTGCGACAGCGGCTTTTGCCGCGCCGGAAAAAGGTGCGGCTAACGAAGTGGTGCTGCCTTCCGGGGTCAAGGTCGAGACGATAAAGGAGGGAACAGGAAAATCGCCTTCCGCCTCTGACCGGGTAACGGTCCATTATCGTGGCACACTGGTTAACGGAACGGAGTTTGACAGTTCCTACTCACGCGGACAGCCGGCGAACTTCCCGCTGCGCGGTGTGATCCGCTGCTGGACGGAAGGGGTGCAGAAGATGAAAGTCGGTGGCAAGGCAAAGCTGACCTGTCCTTCTGATACGGCTTACGGTTCCCGTGGCGCGGGCAGCCGTATCCCGCCGGACAGCACGCTGATTTTCGAGATTGAGCTCCTGGGCATCAACTGA
- a CDS encoding SEL1-like repeat protein, which produces MRAGKDAPFRIWPLIQILLFAMLMQAGSSIAASSKDLCVNCTDVDPLQDAIDNYYRKQYDSAFPLFQKYAVKGHRSAQNNLGIMYERGLGVRQSYTSAVEWYRKAAEQGLPEAQFNMGRMSFNGTGVVKDLAKAADWYRMAGVRGHAEAQNNLAVMYQDGLGVTRNYQLAAEWYRLAAEQGLAESQNNLGALYEKGRGVPQNDALARSWFNKAAEQGYVQAQYHLGMIYEQGIGVQRDYGVAVEWYRMAAEHGYGLAQNKMGEMYEKGKSVARDDAQAFIWFYSAAEQGHAESQNALGVMYFGGKGVVQDFSQAALWFGRAAEQGSAEAMNNLGVLFERGIGLPQDYVKAAIHYRKAAREGNAQAQYNLGRLYAAGAGMPQNDTVAAAWFRSAAEQGLPGAQNNLGFMFARGLGVRHDDIQAAYWYSLAANQGLADAQYNLASMYYKGCGVEQDYIEAHVWYKKAAAQKMVEAQNSLGLMYERGVGVPQQEVQAVFWYYTAATQGYAESQNNLANMYYTGQGVKQDHARAFIWYHRAAGQGLAAAQNNLGVLYERGMGGGQFTAQAIEWYRKAAEQGVASAQYNLGRLYEAGIGLPKDMAMAAGWYSQAAEQGLAEAQNNLGVLYYEGRGVVQNYVQAADWFKKAAAQGFAEAKNNLGNLYVSNQNVYFVRGV; this is translated from the coding sequence ATGAGAGCAGGAAAGGATGCCCCTTTCAGGATTTGGCCCCTGATACAGATACTGCTTTTTGCCATGCTGATGCAGGCCGGCAGTTCTATTGCTGCTTCTTCCAAAGATCTGTGCGTCAATTGCACGGATGTCGATCCGCTTCAGGATGCCATAGACAACTATTACCGCAAGCAGTACGACAGCGCTTTTCCGCTTTTCCAGAAGTATGCGGTAAAAGGCCACAGGAGCGCACAGAATAATCTCGGCATCATGTATGAGCGCGGCCTTGGTGTGAGGCAGAGCTATACGTCGGCTGTGGAATGGTACAGAAAAGCGGCAGAGCAGGGCTTGCCTGAAGCCCAGTTCAACATGGGCAGGATGTCTTTTAACGGGACCGGGGTGGTAAAGGATCTGGCAAAAGCCGCTGACTGGTACCGGATGGCAGGGGTTCGCGGCCATGCCGAAGCGCAGAACAACCTGGCTGTCATGTACCAGGACGGGCTGGGAGTAACCCGAAACTACCAGCTGGCAGCCGAATGGTATCGCCTTGCGGCAGAGCAGGGGCTGGCCGAGTCGCAGAACAACCTGGGCGCCCTGTATGAAAAAGGCCGGGGTGTTCCACAGAATGATGCTCTGGCACGCTCATGGTTTAACAAGGCGGCAGAGCAGGGATATGTACAGGCCCAGTATCATCTCGGCATGATCTACGAGCAGGGTATTGGTGTCCAGAGGGATTATGGTGTGGCTGTCGAGTGGTACCGCATGGCAGCCGAACACGGATACGGCCTTGCCCAGAACAAGATGGGCGAGATGTATGAGAAAGGCAAAAGTGTCGCCAGGGATGATGCGCAGGCGTTCATCTGGTTTTACAGCGCGGCCGAGCAGGGGCATGCAGAATCCCAGAATGCGCTGGGGGTGATGTATTTTGGCGGCAAGGGTGTGGTACAGGATTTTTCCCAGGCAGCGTTGTGGTTTGGTCGGGCGGCAGAACAAGGGTCTGCCGAGGCAATGAACAATCTGGGCGTGCTTTTTGAAAGAGGTATCGGGTTGCCGCAGGACTATGTCAAGGCGGCGATTCACTACCGCAAGGCAGCCAGAGAGGGCAATGCACAGGCGCAGTACAATCTGGGTCGGCTGTATGCCGCCGGTGCCGGGATGCCGCAAAATGATACGGTTGCCGCCGCCTGGTTTCGCAGTGCGGCCGAGCAGGGGCTGCCAGGCGCGCAGAATAATCTCGGATTCATGTTTGCCCGTGGTCTCGGGGTGCGGCATGATGATATCCAGGCAGCCTACTGGTACAGCCTCGCGGCCAATCAGGGGCTGGCAGATGCCCAGTACAACCTGGCCAGCATGTACTACAAGGGATGCGGAGTAGAGCAGGATTATATCGAGGCGCACGTCTGGTACAAGAAGGCGGCCGCCCAGAAGATGGTGGAAGCGCAAAACAGCCTGGGACTCATGTATGAGCGTGGTGTCGGTGTGCCGCAGCAGGAAGTGCAGGCGGTTTTCTGGTATTACACGGCGGCGACCCAGGGGTATGCCGAATCCCAGAATAACCTGGCAAACATGTATTACACCGGGCAGGGGGTCAAGCAGGATCATGCGCGGGCTTTTATCTGGTATCACCGTGCCGCAGGGCAGGGATTGGCAGCTGCCCAGAATAATCTGGGTGTCCTGTATGAAAGGGGCATGGGTGGTGGCCAGTTTACGGCGCAGGCTATCGAGTGGTACCGGAAAGCCGCCGAGCAGGGTGTGGCTTCCGCCCAGTACAATCTGGGCAGGCTGTACGAAGCCGGGATTGGCTTGCCAAAGGATATGGCGATGGCAGCAGGCTGGTACAGCCAGGCTGCGGAACAGGGGCTGGCAGAAGCACAGAATAACCTGGGTGTCCTGTACTACGAAGGAAGAGGTGTCGTACAGAATTATGTGCAGGCGGCAGACTGGTTTAAAAAGGCGGCTGCCCAGGGATTTGCGGAGGCAAAGAACAATCTCGGGAATCTGTATGTCAGCAACCAGAATGTTTATTTTGTCAGGGGCGTATAA
- a CDS encoding tetratricopeptide repeat protein, translating to MTQSASVFYHTRKAPVWLPVVFVACLALVPDVALAEDYADGAVHYQKKEYSQAFALFSRAAESGDMRAQAALATMYYNGDGMAADHVKAAYWYQKAAKQGDPQSQFDLAGMLEEGEGVAQNYVRAAEWYGKAAAKGHAKAQDNLGFLYSEGRGVPQNDAKALMWFKKAADQGLPEALANLGVFYSEGRAVEKNLAQAVNLYRQAANQGLAMAQYELGNACKDGLGIKQDLAQAYAWYKKAADQNYAEAQYELGQLYLEGMGVPEDDEQALLWFSKAADKHLPEAQASIGLMYATGRGTEKNPEKAAKWYRKAAEQGFPEAQLLLAELYYKGEGVQRNDKEALKWYRKAADQNLAEAQDSLGLIYTRGDGVARDYKKAVEWFKLAAKQGYAESQNNLGFMYARGLGVKQDFEKALAWYRKAVEHNLPQAQFNLGGMYLRGDGVKQNYHTAAQWFKKAADQGMDEARESLDRIMRRGQILSEEDMSI from the coding sequence ATGACACAATCCGCATCAGTTTTTTATCACACCCGAAAAGCGCCGGTATGGCTGCCGGTAGTGTTTGTTGCCTGTCTGGCACTGGTACCGGATGTGGCGCTGGCCGAAGATTATGCTGACGGGGCTGTCCACTACCAGAAAAAGGAATATTCCCAGGCATTTGCCCTTTTTTCCCGGGCCGCGGAAAGTGGTGACATGCGCGCACAGGCTGCGCTGGCGACCATGTATTACAACGGCGACGGGATGGCTGCAGACCATGTGAAAGCGGCTTACTGGTACCAGAAGGCGGCCAAGCAGGGTGATCCCCAGTCACAGTTCGATCTGGCGGGGATGCTGGAAGAAGGGGAAGGCGTTGCACAGAACTATGTCAGGGCGGCTGAATGGTATGGCAAGGCTGCAGCAAAGGGACACGCCAAGGCGCAGGATAACCTGGGTTTTCTGTATTCCGAAGGCAGGGGTGTGCCGCAGAATGATGCCAAAGCGCTGATGTGGTTTAAAAAGGCGGCGGACCAGGGATTGCCCGAGGCGCTGGCCAATCTGGGCGTGTTTTATTCGGAAGGCCGGGCTGTCGAGAAGAATCTGGCCCAGGCAGTAAACCTGTACAGGCAGGCAGCGAACCAGGGGCTGGCAATGGCGCAGTATGAGCTGGGCAATGCCTGTAAGGACGGGCTGGGTATCAAGCAGGACCTGGCGCAAGCCTATGCCTGGTATAAAAAGGCGGCTGACCAGAACTATGCAGAGGCACAGTATGAGCTCGGGCAGCTTTATCTTGAAGGCATGGGGGTGCCGGAAGATGATGAGCAGGCGCTGTTGTGGTTTTCCAAAGCGGCAGACAAGCATCTGCCGGAAGCCCAGGCCAGTATTGGCCTGATGTATGCCACGGGAAGAGGCACGGAGAAAAATCCGGAAAAAGCGGCAAAATGGTACAGGAAGGCTGCCGAACAGGGATTTCCGGAGGCTCAGCTTTTGCTGGCAGAGCTTTATTACAAGGGTGAAGGTGTCCAGCGCAACGACAAGGAAGCGCTGAAATGGTACAGGAAGGCGGCTGACCAGAACCTGGCCGAGGCCCAGGATTCGCTGGGCCTGATATACACGCGCGGCGACGGGGTTGCCCGTGACTACAAGAAGGCGGTTGAATGGTTTAAGCTGGCAGCAAAACAGGGGTATGCTGAATCCCAGAACAATCTGGGTTTTATGTATGCGCGTGGACTGGGTGTGAAGCAGGACTTTGAAAAGGCGCTGGCGTGGTACCGCAAGGCGGTAGAGCATAATCTGCCGCAGGCGCAGTTTAATCTTGGCGGCATGTACCTGCGTGGTGACGGCGTCAAGCAGAATTACCATACGGCTGCGCAATGGTTCAAAAAGGCGGCAGACCAGGGAATGGATGAGGCAAGGGAAAGCCTGGACCGCATCATGAGAAGAGGGCAGATTCTCAGCGAAGAAGACATGAGTATCTGA
- a CDS encoding tetratricopeptide repeat protein — MKTVIRFLPDRFFVQGIFLVAIFAFVLPLVYAGTVDEAWRLYRQGEYGKAYMIFKEGAEKGDPALQYGYGVFLAEGKGGKRNETEAAMWFRKAADQGNAEAQNSLGDMYDQSRGVKQDLGHAIVWYQKAADQGYAPAQNNLGRMYENSRGTRRDYAMAVYNYINAARQDYPAAQYHLGLMYARGWGVQQDVPRAAEWVRKSAQQGYAEAMYILAQMLENGHGVTKNPREAFAWYKKAADAGQDRAMERLAHAYTTGDLGETKNMTLAQSWYEKTRAVRKQKR, encoded by the coding sequence GTGAAAACAGTCATCCGCTTTTTACCTGACCGTTTTTTTGTGCAGGGAATCTTTCTTGTTGCCATTTTTGCTTTTGTGCTGCCGCTTGTTTATGCCGGTACCGTGGATGAGGCATGGCGCCTGTACCGCCAGGGAGAGTACGGGAAAGCCTATATGATATTCAAGGAAGGTGCGGAAAAAGGCGATCCGGCCCTGCAGTACGGGTATGGTGTTTTCCTGGCAGAAGGCAAGGGGGGAAAGCGTAATGAGACAGAAGCGGCCATGTGGTTTCGCAAGGCGGCAGACCAGGGCAATGCCGAGGCGCAAAACAGCCTGGGCGACATGTATGACCAGAGCCGGGGGGTGAAGCAGGATCTGGGTCATGCTATCGTCTGGTACCAGAAAGCGGCAGACCAGGGCTATGCCCCTGCGCAGAATAATCTGGGCAGGATGTATGAAAACTCACGCGGTACGCGCCGTGACTACGCCATGGCGGTTTATAACTACATTAATGCCGCCAGGCAGGATTACCCGGCGGCACAGTACCATCTTGGCCTGATGTATGCCAGGGGATGGGGAGTGCAGCAGGATGTGCCGCGTGCGGCGGAGTGGGTGAGGAAATCGGCGCAGCAGGGCTATGCTGAAGCCATGTACATCCTGGCACAGATGCTTGAAAACGGGCATGGTGTCACCAAAAATCCCCGGGAGGCTTTCGCCTGGTACAAAAAGGCAGCAGATGCGGGCCAGGACCGGGCAATGGAGCGTCTTGCCCATGCCTATACAACGGGTGATCTGGGGGAGACCAAAAATATGACGCTCGCCCAATCCTGGTACGAGAAAACCCGTGCGGTGCGCAAGCAGAAACGTTGA
- a CDS encoding tail fiber protein: MAQPPAYNRDTDFARNAGSNTDHNALNAEFDRASNSINDIRHNLALLQADDGRLRKDTVTHDSLDSELIRYLSADVLAGVQDELDRASAAALKAESAIEGIDEKIIQTDTAARLAAEKAEEAVRTVQQAQEAAQALERASLQQCEAEGSPDAMQVRINGLLPLEDMQAFFIRVPGENTTAAPVIRFVDDADAPVSCTVVKGMDVPLDAGDMAGDHLFQYNARLEKIVLLNPTSIRGTQAEGLPVGAVTMWMGTNTPKDFLSLDGKMISREDYPALFDTVWCGEPYNADADFFYRTVDDAGTMRSSTGDYMKMPEGSRYFVRGRDETGTGHPYQYQGDTLQNHTHRRVLQSLAVSRELDTANSGTVNFAAGGYAYAEGTDTGLVANGNAGDETRPMNFPVKWIIRARCSAVYENGVDVIALKARVEGLEAVVEGVSNGTGVPVGSIIEWGGRPDSIPPGYMNITTDTVQVVQVDTYPAFANAVWCGEENNEDADFFYRCNSANGWGRNVAGQYIVLPMAARYFIRGRAAAGESHPYQYQQDAFQGHRHESGMAIGIVSQESTARAYMDSKMPGKFNYPPIRDPISDGEHGEPRTADETRPMNFPVLYLIKLYEAIYNPAMLDIGKLVEAANENAVPLGMVAGFWTNQAPPGWLEISRELPSFHRVETLPQFVPLYYCGDEYNDTAHFAFRCDNPDGTGRNPEGAWICIGAAGKRFMRGRDETGVINPYQHQEGAIASHTSTVSGIAFTGTSTATSLGALNNTAANGLVAYTGTAAGDLVEVTDIPKLKAPYVKYEGEAETRPENFPVMWCIKVASAVVSRGLVDVTGLLNQYSDLNSRLSVSTILYPNDGTTEEPGKVSVNQRVVMDNPYPGYYVQCEAQILLDGQWGAAGFMYAGGGYGVDAYQYGERNEQVVIQTGGTYLASSSSNVGSPFGANINLNVATPCRVIVTRGGKIQ; the protein is encoded by the coding sequence ATGGCACAGCCACCAGCCTATAACCGGGATACCGACTTTGCCCGCAATGCGGGCAGCAATACCGACCACAATGCCTTGAATGCCGAGTTTGACCGTGCATCCAATTCCATCAATGACATCCGTCACAACCTGGCGCTTTTGCAGGCGGATGACGGGCGCTTGCGAAAGGATACGGTTACCCATGATTCTCTTGATAGCGAGCTGATCCGTTATCTTTCTGCCGATGTCCTCGCAGGTGTCCAGGATGAGCTGGACCGGGCATCTGCCGCCGCTTTGAAAGCGGAGAGTGCAATAGAAGGGATTGATGAAAAAATCATCCAGACCGATACGGCGGCCCGGCTTGCAGCAGAAAAGGCCGAAGAGGCGGTGAGAACCGTCCAGCAGGCACAGGAAGCGGCACAGGCACTGGAAAGAGCCAGCCTGCAGCAATGTGAGGCAGAGGGAAGTCCTGACGCCATGCAGGTCAGGATAAACGGCCTGTTGCCGCTGGAGGACATGCAGGCGTTTTTTATCCGGGTTCCGGGCGAAAATACAACCGCCGCTCCTGTTATCCGCTTTGTTGATGATGCGGATGCCCCGGTTTCCTGTACGGTCGTCAAAGGGATGGATGTGCCGCTTGATGCCGGTGACATGGCGGGGGACCATCTGTTTCAGTACAACGCCCGGCTTGAGAAGATCGTGCTGCTGAATCCGACAAGTATCCGTGGCACGCAGGCGGAAGGCTTGCCTGTCGGCGCGGTGACCATGTGGATGGGGACCAATACGCCGAAGGATTTTCTTTCGCTGGACGGGAAGATGATCAGCCGGGAGGATTATCCCGCGCTTTTTGATACCGTCTGGTGCGGAGAACCATACAATGCCGACGCGGATTTCTTCTATCGCACAGTGGACGATGCCGGGACGATGCGCTCTTCCACCGGTGATTACATGAAGATGCCCGAAGGGTCACGCTATTTTGTGCGCGGCCGCGATGAAACGGGCACGGGACATCCTTACCAGTACCAGGGCGATACCCTGCAGAACCATACCCACCGGAGAGTGCTGCAGTCACTGGCGGTGAGCCGGGAACTCGATACTGCCAATTCCGGCACCGTCAATTTTGCAGCCGGAGGATATGCGTATGCTGAGGGGACAGATACAGGTCTTGTCGCAAACGGGAACGCAGGTGACGAAACCCGCCCAATGAACTTCCCTGTGAAGTGGATCATCCGGGCACGCTGCAGCGCGGTTTATGAAAACGGGGTGGACGTGATTGCGCTGAAAGCCAGGGTAGAAGGGCTTGAAGCCGTTGTGGAAGGTGTTTCCAACGGTACTGGCGTGCCGGTCGGCAGCATCATCGAATGGGGGGGCAGGCCGGACAGTATTCCGCCGGGGTACATGAATATTACGACCGATACGGTGCAGGTGGTGCAGGTTGACACCTATCCCGCATTTGCCAATGCAGTATGGTGCGGTGAAGAAAACAATGAGGATGCGGATTTCTTCTATCGCTGCAACAGCGCGAACGGATGGGGACGGAATGTGGCGGGCCAGTATATTGTCCTGCCGATGGCGGCGCGTTATTTTATCCGTGGACGGGCGGCTGCCGGCGAGTCTCATCCTTACCAGTACCAGCAAGATGCTTTCCAGGGACACCGGCATGAATCCGGTATGGCGATCGGGATTGTTTCCCAGGAATCCACCGCCCGTGCCTATATGGACAGCAAGATGCCCGGCAAATTCAATTATCCGCCAATCCGCGATCCGATTTCTGACGGAGAGCACGGCGAGCCGCGCACGGCTGATGAGACGCGGCCCATGAATTTTCCGGTGCTGTATCTGATCAAGCTTTATGAGGCAATATACAATCCGGCCATGCTCGATATCGGGAAGCTGGTTGAGGCTGCCAATGAGAATGCGGTGCCGCTGGGTATGGTGGCGGGTTTCTGGACTAACCAGGCGCCGCCCGGATGGCTGGAGATCAGCAGGGAGTTGCCCTCCTTTCACCGGGTTGAGACCCTGCCGCAGTTTGTGCCGCTCTACTACTGCGGTGATGAATACAATGATACGGCGCATTTTGCTTTCCGCTGTGACAACCCGGACGGAACCGGACGCAATCCGGAAGGTGCCTGGATCTGTATTGGCGCAGCAGGAAAGCGTTTCATGCGGGGACGGGATGAAACCGGTGTGATAAATCCCTATCAGCACCAGGAGGGAGCGATTGCTTCCCATACCAGCACGGTATCAGGAATTGCTTTTACCGGTACATCAACAGCCACATCGCTGGGAGCGCTCAACAATACGGCGGCAAACGGGCTGGTGGCGTATACCGGTACGGCAGCCGGTGACCTGGTTGAGGTAACGGATATACCCAAACTGAAGGCGCCTTATGTGAAATACGAGGGAGAAGCCGAAACCCGCCCGGAAAACTTCCCCGTCATGTGGTGCATCAAGGTGGCCAGTGCGGTAGTCAGCAGGGGTCTCGTTGACGTGACCGGATTGTTGAACCAGTACAGCGACCTCAATTCACGCCTGTCTGTATCCACCATCCTGTATCCGAATGACGGCACCACAGAAGAGCCTGGCAAGGTATCCGTTAACCAGCGTGTTGTCATGGATAACCCTTATCCGGGCTATTACGTGCAGTGCGAAGCCCAGATTTTGCTTGATGGTCAGTGGGGGGCCGCCGGCTTTATGTATGCAGGCGGCGGATACGGTGTTGATGCCTATCAGTATGGTGAACGTAATGAACAGGTGGTCATTCAGACGGGAGGTACTTATCTGGCGTCAAGCAGCTCAAATGTTGGCAGTCCCTTTGGAGCCAATATAAATCTAAATGTCGCGACGCCGTGCCGCGTGATCGTTACCCGTGGAGGAAAAATCCAGTGA
- a CDS encoding phage major capsid protein → MPISTADLQYLGKTTLDEFMRNAPVDQVSVDTPLLKKLMERRKTFLGAKQNVVVNIRKSHDSNFAWAYGEAPVSFNKRQTTDQAAFPWRRAVDGFYISHDTLFGNGIKVREGERREYKVEKNEKVQLLDLLNEQMEAFRIGFNEKLSLELHRDGTASADAVTGLDSLIALNPATGIVGGIDRSIATYWRNNAATGIASTSAGALATAMEAQWRKCIRNGGSPDFILAGSSFIDAYRQYAVTVTNNTNAGKVKRIDAGVGSGTSTGLYFKGVEIIWDPQFEALDALDSPTTPWEKRCYFINSKFMEFRDDDLDIVSPTRPYNILALYQMINMRVALVLKRANAHAVLSIA, encoded by the coding sequence ATGCCAATTTCAACCGCAGATTTGCAATACCTGGGGAAAACCACCCTGGATGAATTCATGCGCAATGCGCCTGTCGACCAGGTGAGCGTCGATACCCCATTGCTCAAAAAACTCATGGAAAGACGCAAGACTTTCCTGGGTGCCAAACAGAATGTCGTCGTTAATATCCGCAAGAGCCATGACTCCAATTTTGCATGGGCTTACGGTGAAGCGCCGGTATCCTTCAACAAACGACAGACAACCGACCAGGCGGCCTTTCCCTGGCGCCGTGCCGTGGACGGCTTTTACATTTCCCATGACACCCTCTTTGGCAATGGTATCAAGGTAAGGGAAGGCGAGCGCAGGGAATACAAGGTCGAAAAAAACGAGAAGGTGCAGCTGCTTGATCTGTTAAATGAGCAGATGGAAGCCTTCCGTATCGGTTTTAATGAAAAGCTCTCGCTTGAGCTGCACCGTGACGGCACGGCATCTGCTGATGCAGTAACGGGTCTGGACTCCCTGATTGCCCTGAATCCAGCTACAGGTATTGTCGGTGGTATTGACCGCTCGATTGCCACCTACTGGCGCAACAATGCCGCGACAGGTATTGCCTCGACCAGTGCGGGTGCACTGGCTACCGCCATGGAAGCGCAGTGGCGCAAGTGTATCCGCAATGGCGGCAGCCCGGACTTCATCCTGGCCGGCTCAAGCTTTATTGATGCCTACCGCCAGTATGCCGTGACGGTGACCAACAACACCAATGCAGGCAAGGTCAAGCGTATTGATGCCGGTGTGGGTAGCGGCACGTCCACGGGCCTTTATTTCAAGGGCGTGGAAATCATCTGGGACCCGCAGTTCGAGGCGCTGGATGCGCTTGATTCCCCGACTACACCGTGGGAAAAACGCTGCTACTTCATCAACAGCAAATTCATGGAATTCCGTGATGACGACCTGGATATTGTGAGCCCGACAAGGCCATACAACATCCTGGCGCTGTACCAGATGATCAACATGCGTGTGGCGCTCGTTTTGAAGCGCGCCAATGCCCACGCTGTTTTGTCCATTGCGTAA